The genomic segment GGATCGCATCGAGCTCGGCGTCGCTCGGGTTGACCACGAGCCCCACCTTCGCCACGCCAAAGGGCGCCTCGAGCGCGAGCCCGCGCGCCTGCGCGATCGAGACATTGCGCGGGCTTTTCGGGAAGAACACAAAGCCCAGATACCCCGCGCCCGCCTCGGCCGCGGCGGCGACATGGGCGGGCTCGGTCAGCCCGCAGATCTTGACCCGAACCCCGCCGGGGCGGCCGCGATTGACAGCAATGGTGACCATCTCAGCGCCCGGGCTTCTCGAGAAGCGCCAGAACCTCGTCCTTGGGCCCCTGCGCACGCTCGCGCAGCCGCTCCACCTCGCCCTCGAGGCGGGTGGCCTTGCGCGTGGCGCGCGTCGCGGTCGAGCGGATCTTGTGCTCGCGCAGCCATTCCCAGACGAAGCCGATGAAGAGCCCGATCAACACCCCCGCGAAGATCACGAGAAACATCGGCACCTGCACCGCCCAGCCATAGCCGAGGAACTCCCCCGCCTCGGGCGGCAGAACGCGCAGCGTCACGATCTCACGATTGGCCAGCGCCAGCCCGATCAGGCCGAGCGCAAGAACGGCCAGAAACAGCCAGCGCAGCGCCCGCATCATGGCTCAGGCCTCGCCGTTGAGCCGATCGCGCAGGAGCTTGCCGGTCTTGAAGAACGGCACCGCTTTCTCGGCCACGTCGACGGCGGTGCCGGTGCGCGGGTTGCGCCCGGTGCGCGCATCGCGCTTCTTCACCGAGAAGGCGCCAAAGCCGCGCAGCTCGACCCGGTCGCCCCGCGCCATGGCTTCGATGATCTCCTCAAAGATCGTGTTGACGATCTTTTCGACGTCTCGCTGAAACAGGTGCGGATTTTCTTCGGCAATCTTCGCGATCAATTCCGAGCGGATCATTCCGGTCATTCCCCCCAGGGTATCCGGGCGGCAGACCCGGTTTTGTTCTGCCCCGACTATAAGGCGATTTTTTTTCCGCACAAACATCAAAGGCTTGGAAGGCGGTAAAATCCTCGAAAGCGCGGCGCAGGAGCCAATTTGCCGCAACGGCAGGCACTCCGGGCGCCCCGCGCGCCCCCGCCGATTGCGCCCAAAGCCGCCCCGCGCGGCGAATCACGCAAAGAAAACGGCCCCGCCCTTTCGGGCGAGGCCGCGCATCACGCGTGAGCCGCGCGATTATTCCTTGGCTTTGAGAGCCGCGCCGAGGATGTCCCCGAGCGACGCGCCCGAGTCCGACGAGCCGTATTGTTCGACGGCTTCTTTCTCTTCGGCGATTTCGCGCGCCTTGATCGACACGCCGAGCTTGCGGGTCTTGCTGTCGACGTTGACGACGCGAACGTCGACATGATCGCCAACCTGGAAGCGCTCGGGGCGTTGATCGGCACGATCACGGGCGAGATCCGAACGACGGATGAAGGATTTCATGCCGTTGTATTCGACCTCGATGCCGCCATCTTCGATCGCGGTCACGGTCACGGTGATCACCGAGCCGCGCTTCACGCCGTCAACCGCGTCCGAGAAGGTGTCGGCGTCGAGCGCCTTGATCGAGAGCGAGATGCGCTCTTTCTCGATATCCACCTCGGTGACCGCCGCCTTGACGATATCGCCCTTGCGGTAGTTCTGGATCGCGTCTTCGCCGCGCTGTTCCCAGCTCAGATCCGACAGGTGCACCATGCCGTCGATATCGTTCTCGAGGCCGATGAACAGACCGAATTCGGTGATGTTCTTGACTTCGCCTTCGATGACCGAGCCAACCGGGTGGGCTTCCGCGAAGACTTCCCACGGGTTGCGCATGCACTGCTTGAGGCCGAGCGACACGCGACGCTTCGCGGTGTCGATCTCGAGCACCATGACGTCAACCTCTTGCGAGGTCGAGACGATCTTGCCGGGGTGCACGTTCTTCTTGGTCCAGGACATTTCCGAGACGTGAACGAGACCTTCGACACCGGCTTCCAGCTCCACGAAAGCGCCGTAATCGGTGATGTTGGTCACGCGGCCCTTGTGGACCGACCCGATCGGGAATTTCTGCTCGACCGAATCCCACGGATCGTTCTGGAGCTGCTTCATGCCCAGCGAGATGCGGTGGGTGTCCTTGTTGATCTTGACGACCTGGACCTTGACGGTCTCGCCGATCGTGAGGATCTCCGACGGGTGGTTCACGCGGCGCCACGCCATGTCGGTGACATGGAGCAGGCCGTCAACGCCGCCGAGGTCAACGAACGCACCGTATTCGGTGATGTTCTTGACGACGCCTTCCACAACCTGACCTTCGGTGAGGTTGCCGATGACTTCGGCGCGCTGTTCGGCGCGGCTTTCCTCGAGGATCGCGCGGCGCGAGACAACGATGTTGCCACGACGACGGTCCATCTTGAGGATCTGGAACGGCTGCTTGAGACCCATGAGCGGGCCGGCGTCGCGCACCGGGCGGACGTCGACTTGGCTGCCCGGCAGGAAGGCCACGGCGCCGCCGAGGTCGACGGTGAAGCCGCCCTTGACGCGACCGAAGATGGCGCCATCGACGCGCTCTTCCGAAGCATAGGCTTTCTCGAGACGATCCCAGGCCTCTTCGCGGCGCGCTTTCTCGCGCGAGATGACGGCTTCGCCACGGGCGTTTTCAACGCGGTCGAGGTAGACTTCGACTTCATCGCCCACGGCGATGGTCGGGGCCTCGCCCGGGTTGGCGAATTCTTTCAGGTCGACGCGGCCTTCCATCTTGTAGCCGACGTCGATGATGGCCTGGCCCGCCTCGATGGCGATGACCTTGCCCTTGACAACCGAACCTTCGTTCGGGGTGTCGATCTCGAGGCTCTCGTTGAGGAGGGCTTCGAAGTCTTCCATGGTTGCTTTAGCGCACATGCGTCTGAGTTTCCTTTACATGGGTTTTCTGGCCATGCGGTTGGCTCCGCCGGTCTTTTGTGGATATGCCGGACGCGCCCGAGGAGACCTCGCGCGACCCAAGCGCGGCCCGTATAGGCGCGATTCCCCCATGCGACAAGCGCTAATCCACCGCCGCGGGCGCGAAAGCCCCCGTATTTACTGGCTCAATCGCAGATCCGCGCGCGCAGGATCATCGCGGGCGCGGTGAAGGGCGGGCCGGTCTCCACCCCGGGCGAGGGCTTGAGGCGGTCGTCGCGCACGGGCGAGCGCGCCTGACAGATCCCCACCGGGCGCACCGAGATCGCGCCGGGATCGCGCAGATCGACGATCTGCCCGCCCTTGCGCGCGGCGCCGGTCACCGCGAAGTCGAGCGGCGCCTCAAGCGCGAAACTCTCGGTCGCGGGGCCGAAAAGCGCCCCCTCGCCCGCCCAATCCGCCCCCGGACCGCGCGCGAATTTGAGCGCATACCGCCCCGGCGGCACCAGCACCCGGAAGAACGCCCCGCCCTGCAGATAGGCGCCGAGCACATCCGCCCCGCTCGAGGCATCGCGCAAGACGAGGTAATAATCCGCCCCCGGCGCGGTCTTGACCTGCAGGGGAAGCGTGCGCGGCAAGGCGGTCTCGGCCCACAAAAGCCCCGCCCGCGGCGGCGCGGCCCCGGCCGGCGCGGCCAGCGCGATCAGGAGCGCAAACGCCGCCCCCCTCATGGCGCAAGCCCCAGCCGGTGGGCATCGAACCCCGCCCGGGCAAAGATCGCGAGGATCTTCGCCTCGAGATCGGGGTCGTCGAGCCAGAGGCAGTGGAGCCCGAAATACCAGTAGAGAAAGCGCACATGGGGCCAATCGGTGCCAAGCGCCTGCGCCAGCGCGGCGCCAAACGCGCCCGGCTCGCGCACGCTCACCGCGGCTTGCGCAAAATCGCTCTGCCCGAACAAAAGCGCGGGCTTGCCATGCAAAAACCCCTCGATCGCGGCGGCGGAATTGACCGAGATCGTCGCCGCGCAGGCTGCAAGAATGTCGTGGATATTGGCATCCGTCTCGATCATCTGCGCGCCCAGCGCGCCCTCGGCGCGCAGCCGCGCGATCAGCGCCCGCCCCTCCTCGAGCGCGAGCGGATGCGCCTTCACGATCACCGGTCGCCCCTCTGCGCCCGCCAGAACCGTGCGCACCATCACCTCGGCCTCGCAAAAGGCCTGCCCCGCGCGATAGGGCGCGGGGCCCTGCAAGAAGACCGCAAGCGCCCCCTTCGGAAATCTCTCGAGCGCGCGTTTTTGGCCATAGCGCCCGCGCCGCGGCGCCACGAACCTCGCCCGCAGGCCGCGCACGAAGGCCCGCGCCGCCGCCCCCTCGACCGCACGCGGGCGGAAGGTCTCATGCCGGATCGAGGAGCCCGCGAGCACGCCCTCGGGGTCGAGATGCCAGAAATCCTCGAGATAGGCGGTCGCGGCGCTGAGCCCCCCGGGGCCCGGGGCGCGGGCGTTGTCGGTGATATGCAGATCGCCGTCCGGGGCGCGCGGCGGGTGGCGCGACCCGATCAGCGCGGTGCCCCCGCGCGCGGCGATCATGTCGAGGATCCGGGTGTAAAGGAGCGGCCGGCGGCGCTTTTCGATCAGCGCCTCGTAGCGCTCAGGCAGGTGCAAAATGACCCGCGCGGGGCTCACCGCGCGCGCCCCAGCGCGGCCTCGATCAAAGCGACCGCCGCCGCCACCGCCGCCTCGATCGTCATCTCGGAGGTGTCGAGGATCTCGGCCTCCTCGGCCGGGCGCAAAGGCGCATCGGCGCGGCCCATGTCGCGCGCATCGCGCTCGCGCACCTCGGCCAGGACCTCGGCCTCGTCGCCGCCGACCTCGAGCCAGCGGCGATGCGCGCGCACCTCGGGGCTCGCGGTGACATAGAGCTTCACCTCGGCCTCGGGGCAGATCACCGTGCCGATATCGCGCCCGTCGAGCACCGCGCCGCCCGGCTGGCGGGCAAAGCGGCGCTGAAACTCGGTCAGCGCGGCACGCACCTCGGGGATCACCGCGACGCGCGAGGCGGCCTGGCCCGCGGCGAGCGAGCGCAGATCGCCGCGCGCGAGATCCTCGGCCGAGAGGCTTTCGGCGGCCGCGACCGGATCGCCCCCCTTGGCGCCCACTGCGCGGTAGAGCAGCCCCGTATCGAGATGCGCAAAGCCGAACCGCGCCGCCACCGCGCGCGAGATCGTGCCCTTGCCCGCCGCCGCCGGGCCGTCGATCGCCACCGTGAAGATCATCGCCTCTGCCCCTCGTCCCGCCCCGCCGCCGGCGGAGTTTGCGTATTTATGCCAAGAAGAAACGAGGCGGTCAGCCCCGTTCGATCACCGCGCCAAGGCCCGCCATCAGCTCCTCGAAGACCGGGAAGGAGGTCGCGATCGGCGAGCCGTCATCGACCGCGATCGGCGCCTGGGCGGCGAGGCCGAGGATCAGGAAGCTCATCGCGATCCGGTGGTCGATATGGGTGGCGCAGGTCGCCCCGCCCGGCACGCCGCCCGGGCCCATGCCATGGACGATCAGCGTATCGTCATCTTCCTCGACGCGCACGCCGCAGGCCTCGAGACCGCGCGCCATCGCGTCGATCCGGTCGCTTTCCTTGACGCGCAGCTCATGCACGCCGCGCATCACCGTGGTGCCGCGCGCGCAGGCCGCGACCACCGAGAGCACCGGGTATTCGTCGATCTGCGAGGAGGCGCGCTCGGGGGCCACGTCGATGCCGGTGAGCTCGGAGTAGCGCACGCGCAGGTCGGCGACCGGCTCGCCGCCCTCTTCGCGCGGGTTGAGGAATTCGATATCGGCGCCCATGTCCCGCAGCGTCAGGAACAGCCCGTTGCGGGTCGGGTTCTGGCTGACGCCCGGCACGAGAATATCCGAGCCCGGCACGAGGAGCGCGGCGCAGACCGGGAAGGCCGCCGAGGACGGGTCGCGCGGCACCGCGACGCGCTGCGCGGTGAGCTCGGGCTGGCCCTGCAGGGTGATGCGGTTGCCCTCGGGGGTGGCCTCGACGGTGATCTCGGCGCCAAAGCCCTTCAGCATCCGCTCGGTATGATCGCGCGTCGGCACCTTCTCGATGACGACGGTCTGGCCGGGCGCGTTCAGCCCCGCGAGCAGCACCGCCGATTTCACCTGCGCGGAGGCCATCGGCGTGGTGTAGCTGACCGGCACGGGCTCGGCCGCGCCGACGATCGTCATCGGCAGCCGCCCGCCCGCGCGCCCATAGGCCCGCGCGCCGAAAAGCGCGAGCGGGTCGGTCACCCGCCCCATCGGCCGCTTGCGCAGGCTCGCGTCGCCCGTAAACGTCGCCGAGATCGGCGAGCTCGCCATGCAGCCCATGATCAGCCGCACCCCGGTGCCCGAATTGCCGCAATCGATGACATCGGCGGGCTCGGCAAAGCCGCCCACGCCGACGCCCTCGACGCTCCACTCGCCCGGCCCGTGGCGGGTGACGGTCGCGCCGAAGGCCCGCATCGCCTTGGCGGTGTCGAGCACGTCCTGGCCCTCGAGGAGCCCGGTGATCTCGGTCCGCCCGACCGACAGCGCGCCGAGGATCAGCGCCCGATGCGAGATCGACTTGTCGCCCGGCACCTCGGCCACGCCCGCAAGCGGCCCCCCCTTGCGCGATTTCATCGGAATCGGATCACCATGGCCAGACATCGAAAGCCTCCCTCTTGCTCGCCCCCTGTTAGCCCAAAGGCGGCGCGCCCGGAAGCCCCCCCCCGCGGGCCCTCAAAGCCGCCTGAAGGTCGCGTAATCGGGGACACGCCCCTCGCGCAGCGCCTTTTGCTCATAGCGCGTCGAGATCCAGTCGCCCCAGGCCTCGCCGCCATGGCCGGTGAGCGCGAACCCCGCGCGCGGCACCTCGCGCAAGGCCTGCGCCATGTAGCTCGGGATATCGGTCGCAACGCGGAACTCGGCCCCCGGCGCCAGACAGCGCGCAAGCGGCACGAGATGGTCCTGCGTGACGAACCGCCGCCGATGATGGCGCCGCTTCGGCCAGGGGTCGGGGTAATTCAGAAACGCCTTCGCCAGCGCGCCATCGGGCAGAACATCCATCAGATCGCGCGCATCCCCCGGATGCACCGCAATATTCGTCACCCCCGCCGCGCGGATCTTGCCAAGCAGCATCGCCACGCCGTTGATGAAGGGCTCGCAGCCGATGATGTTCACCTCCGGGTAGCGCGCGCACATATGCACCAGATGCTCGCCGCCGCCGAACCCCACCTCGAGCCAGATCGGCGCGTCATTGCCGAAGATCGCCTGCGGGTCGATGAGCTCTCGGCCGGGGTTCTCCTCCCGCGTCACGCCGCGCGGCGCGAGGCTCGCGAGATCCTCGGAAAGATAGGCCTTCTGGCTCTGACGCATGGTCTTGCCGCGGATCCGGCCGTAGAAATTGCGCCACTCCGAGCGCTCGGAGGCCGCCTCCGGGGAGGTCACCTCGGGCT from the Rhodobacter xanthinilyticus genome contains:
- a CDS encoding LapA family protein — encoded protein: MMRALRWLFLAVLALGLIGLALANREIVTLRVLPPEAGEFLGYGWAVQVPMFLVIFAGVLIGLFIGFVWEWLREHKIRSTATRATRKATRLEGEVERLRERAQGPKDEVLALLEKPGR
- the ihfB gene encoding integration host factor subunit beta; protein product: MIRSELIAKIAEENPHLFQRDVEKIVNTIFEEIIEAMARGDRVELRGFGAFSVKKRDARTGRNPRTGTAVDVAEKAVPFFKTGKLLRDRLNGEA
- the rpsA gene encoding 30S ribosomal protein S1; this encodes MCAKATMEDFEALLNESLEIDTPNEGSVVKGKVIAIEAGQAIIDVGYKMEGRVDLKEFANPGEAPTIAVGDEVEVYLDRVENARGEAVISREKARREEAWDRLEKAYASEERVDGAIFGRVKGGFTVDLGGAVAFLPGSQVDVRPVRDAGPLMGLKQPFQILKMDRRRGNIVVSRRAILEESRAEQRAEVIGNLTEGQVVEGVVKNITEYGAFVDLGGVDGLLHVTDMAWRRVNHPSEILTIGETVKVQVVKINKDTHRISLGMKQLQNDPWDSVEQKFPIGSVHKGRVTNITDYGAFVELEAGVEGLVHVSEMSWTKKNVHPGKIVSTSQEVDVMVLEIDTAKRRVSLGLKQCMRNPWEVFAEAHPVGSVIEGEVKNITEFGLFIGLENDIDGMVHLSDLSWEQRGEDAIQNYRKGDIVKAAVTEVDIEKERISLSIKALDADTFSDAVDGVKRGSVITVTVTAIEDGGIEVEYNGMKSFIRRSDLARDRADQRPERFQVGDHVDVRVVNVDSKTRKLGVSIKAREIAEEKEAVEQYGSSDSGASLGDILGAALKAKE
- a CDS encoding capsular polysaccharide export protein, LipB/KpsS family is translated as MSPARVILHLPERYEALIEKRRRPLLYTRILDMIAARGGTALIGSRHPPRAPDGDLHITDNARAPGPGGLSAATAYLEDFWHLDPEGVLAGSSIRHETFRPRAVEGAAARAFVRGLRARFVAPRRGRYGQKRALERFPKGALAVFLQGPAPYRAGQAFCEAEVMVRTVLAGAEGRPVIVKAHPLALEEGRALIARLRAEGALGAQMIETDANIHDILAACAATISVNSAAAIEGFLHGKPALLFGQSDFAQAAVSVREPGAFGAALAQALGTDWPHVRFLYWYFGLHCLWLDDPDLEAKILAIFARAGFDAHRLGLAP
- a CDS encoding (d)CMP kinase, with amino-acid sequence MIFTVAIDGPAAAGKGTISRAVAARFGFAHLDTGLLYRAVGAKGGDPVAAAESLSAEDLARGDLRSLAAGQAASRVAVIPEVRAALTEFQRRFARQPGGAVLDGRDIGTVICPEAEVKLYVTASPEVRAHRRWLEVGGDEAEVLAEVRERDARDMGRADAPLRPAEEAEILDTSEMTIEAAVAAAVALIEAALGRAR
- the aroA gene encoding 3-phosphoshikimate 1-carboxyvinyltransferase → MSGHGDPIPMKSRKGGPLAGVAEVPGDKSISHRALILGALSVGRTEITGLLEGQDVLDTAKAMRAFGATVTRHGPGEWSVEGVGVGGFAEPADVIDCGNSGTGVRLIMGCMASSPISATFTGDASLRKRPMGRVTDPLALFGARAYGRAGGRLPMTIVGAAEPVPVSYTTPMASAQVKSAVLLAGLNAPGQTVVIEKVPTRDHTERMLKGFGAEITVEATPEGNRITLQGQPELTAQRVAVPRDPSSAAFPVCAALLVPGSDILVPGVSQNPTRNGLFLTLRDMGADIEFLNPREEGGEPVADLRVRYSELTGIDVAPERASSQIDEYPVLSVVAACARGTTVMRGVHELRVKESDRIDAMARGLEACGVRVEEDDDTLIVHGMGPGGVPGGATCATHIDHRIAMSFLILGLAAQAPIAVDDGSPIATSFPVFEELMAGLGAVIERG
- the trmB gene encoding tRNA (guanine(46)-N(7))-methyltransferase TrmB; protein product: MMQDSDSQAGAGPEPEVTSPEAASERSEWRNFYGRIRGKTMRQSQKAYLSEDLASLAPRGVTREENPGRELIDPQAIFGNDAPIWLEVGFGGGEHLVHMCARYPEVNIIGCEPFINGVAMLLGKIRAAGVTNIAVHPGDARDLMDVLPDGALAKAFLNYPDPWPKRRHHRRRFVTQDHLVPLARCLAPGAEFRVATDIPSYMAQALREVPRAGFALTGHGGEAWGDWISTRYEQKALREGRVPDYATFRRL